TTTGTGTTTCCTTCGCATTTGGAGACGTCTCTCAGATCTCTCTCCCTCGGAGATTGTTTGAAAGAGGAGATTCGGCGGATTCGGaatcgtttttttttattctctctttttttttgtttccagaGCTGGGCCAAACCACCTTAACCGAATTGAATTTGAATGGTTTGGTTTGTTAAGCTGATTTTTAAGttgtaactagattttgatccgccctttaaacgacggatatattttttgttttacattctTTTAGAAacttaattttcatatttgtgttttagtcatatttatgtttttttataatcatatttgtatataatatttttcgtAAATGATTAGTAAGAAGTTTTAgtcattgtattaaaataattggactGAATCTATATCAATAGGTTATAttcttaatttaatagaataaatataacATCCACAAAAATCACCAAATTCCAAAAATCCGGTTATCGGTTAAACCATTGCTTGAAccaaaagataatttttaaaatttttaattatcttttctATAATATGTTGATAAACAAGATTGTTTTTCAGTTTGgttatcaaaaaattattaataatgttttacttttgtttactttagatttgaagtttaatttattattcacatcacacaaataaatatttatgaatttctAAGTCttgatattttatgttaaatgtCACAAAtcttaacttgttacaaaaaaatttttaaataatctaaactattttgatattttatatgtcaaataaaaaaaaatatagaaactaaagttatgtattttctaaatatttttaaacataaaatatatacatatcaaaactattaatttatgttttaactaggtgttttgccagcacatgcgggcataaatttcttataaatacttattagtttatatcttattaatctaaaaccagcataataaattattatttatgttttcaatagttaaatcaaacatcaaaatgtttatatatgtcaaataattttaatcaaaatatatccttattattgtgttaagtttttttaaaaaatataaattattttctaaactatctctaaatatgagtatattttaataataaattttctgtattttaattttttttaacttttataaaaaaatattgttttcagataggcgcaaaaaagaatatatatagaagaattttttttttgataattctaaatattattttgtaatcaattatttaatatagcatataacatataaactttatatcattaaaataaattagtgaatagttagaaactaataataaattgataacctatctaaaagtctaaaacctaataaaaatatgacaaataagaaaatctaatataacatataaatttaatattaataaaataaaattcgttttatttatatataatattcatcaaggctattaatttaaattaatgatttagtgactcagctcaaaacaaataatacattaatgataatttagcttaaacttttaataaaaatatgacaaataagcaaaattagctaaaatcatggagaacatgacaagtaagcaaatcacttcataaataatagtatagattataatGAACATTTGTTAAACAAAGAACATCATAAAGATATTACTTAAAAATTTATCTAAATCAAATACATCAATGTTATGTATATACGTATATGTAcatatgtgttttgttttgtcaacatacgtatattaatacatttagtatgttgtaaaaaaaatattttagtttattttagttCATTTGACGTAAAaaaacgatatatatatatatatatattttaacaggAGGTTCGAAGGCGGACGCGATGGCACCTACGCCACGCTTAACTCAACCGACTAATTCCCCTGGCCCGGAACCAACCTGCGCCAATACCTATTACCCAAGGGACGCGATGACACCAACGCCACACTTAACTCAACTTGGGGAGGACGTAAAGCATTCCGTGGCCACAGAGGGTATTTGAGCCCGGATCCTTATTGGCATTGTAGCTGCCTCAAGACCACTGGACCACCACCCCGTGGTTAAACGATACATATATTAAAGAGGCAAAGTGATTCTCATGGAGGAAGTTACATAATAATGACTTAACAGCCACTTTGTTATTCTCCCTGGCAACCTACACATAccttaaaaatatgatttttggtAGTTATCAAATGTGGATATTTTACATGCAGTTAGAGTTTATTTCatgtagttatattttagatgtagatattttaatttggatACAACATATATTAATGAggcatacttcaactttaacaGTATCGATGAACGAACAACAACAGAAACGGAGTATCATCCTTATTACTTTATCAGAATAGgctatacaaaataataattcttcATACGTAAGCGATCGTTGTTTTGGTTATCTAccaaaacgtaaaaaaaaaaaaatatgtaattagTAGATGTGTAATTAGTAGATACATTGGCCCAAATAATGATTGTTAATCATCACATATGCAATGGGTAGTAATGGACTTTGAGGAAATATGAAAGTTAAGTCCATCACGAAATTAAATGGCATGCATAAAAATCCAGTGGCATAAGTGGTAAATATTAAGGAAAGTTAATGGTTAAttctaatttgtacttcagttttaatatattagagttttaatagattagatgtccCTTTTTATCATTAAGtttgtttttatgaaaattgaacatataaatttttaagattattaaaaaaaaaaatctttcgtgttcatctttttttcttctagaATTGTTTTTTCAGACTTTTGCTTTAAAGTTATTCCACTTTTTATTATGCTtttctttttaggtttttttgtttaacttttcagatcagaataaaaatgaaataatttttgGACAAATTATAATctgaatttataaattttattttcaaattttaatttaataaaataaattgctattattaatcctaataaattattaaagattatattttaataatttagtcaAAAAGATTAGATTATAATAATATAGCAAAcaataaatatacataaatttttGTTCTAAAGATTatctattatttcatttttgaggttttgtatttttatagattttgtattCTACCTAATTTGTATCGGTTTCAAATTCAAACAACTGCTTATAAATTCGTAAACCGAGTTGGAGGGAGATGATGTCTTATCAAATATTCCACACCCACACTTTATGAACACGTGAAGAGGACTGCAGCAAGCATTTCTTTCGTGATCTTTATGTCACACCTCTTGCTTCACTCATCCTTCATCCTTGATGTAAGATGCAAACTCCCAATGATCCAATCAACCAGTAACGTTGTCTCTCACATGCATTCTATGTTTCCCCATCTTGTAAAAACCAATGAAACAAAACCGCTGGAATGTATCAAGTAACCAGACACTACAACAAAGCACTTAAACTCTCCTCGGTGCGGTTTTGTTGACCTTTGATGTTCATGAATGTATGATGAACAAtgataaaatagatttatatcaGAAACAATAGCATCAACATGATCATTCAAATTAAAAGGAATTGTGAATTTTTCATCATACATGGAATCTCCTATCTcttgtttaaacaaaaaatgttagTTATAAGACGGAGATATGGATATCTGCTTGGCAGCCTCCAAAGTATTGCATAGTAGCTTTGTCAATCGTCATGGGTCCGACTCCTCCAGGCACAGGAGTGATCCCTGAGGCAACACCTAACGCTTCCTCGTAACATACATATCAAACAAGACGGTAACCATGCTTACAGTTACTATCCTGccatatcatttttatttgcaaaatgaTATATCACTTACATGCTTCAATTGTCAAACcagaaacaacaaaaacaaactcaAGTTTGTTCTCTGTATGAGTTTTTATCCACTAGGAAAGTTAAGACTTTTGATCAGTTTAGAAGCATTACATTTAGCTCAACATGACATGTTCCTACATCAATGACAACTGCTCCAGGCTTCAGCCAACTTCCACCAACTAGATTAGGTACACCCACAATATCAGCTTCTCTGACAATGTGCTCTGGATCCTTTGAAAAAGAATGCACCGTGCTTACTGTAGCGTCATAACCTCTTCCCATGAAATGTCAGCAAAGACATAACTGCGAAGTTAAATTAAAACCGAAATGCTCAAGCATAAGAACCCTGTCGCAGTAACTACAACAATACCTGCAGTAATAAAGAAATTGGCAGACCGACGATGCTGCTTCTTCCAATCACCACAGCATTTATTCCTGCTAGTTGAACACCTGCTCTCACCCCATCAACTTCTTTCTCTAACATGCATCACCGTATTCAAGATCTTTGCTTCATCTAGATGCTGTATACGACtcatatagaaaataaatatagaaaacagTTAAATTACTAGAAAGCTCTCCTGAAAAGAATATCAACATATACAATAATTCAGATTCTCTGAATGGCATAACATATGAATTATATGCTCCAAGTACCGACAACAAAAGACAACCTCAAAGAGAACATTTGCTATGAAGAGGGTCCATGTTCTATGAGGCTGGTTGAAATATAGGAGCGCGCACAAAAGAATATGAAAACAAAGTAAGCATATAAACTTGACCTCCTAACATTAAACACAGAAAAAATAATGACCAATGTCAAAACACAGAATAACCATTAATTAGACAGGTAATTAGCTTAACGAAATTGCATTTGACAGTAATAAGAATAAAAGCTTCAATGTTTGATAACTTGATCGTCTAAATTAAGTCATTCCCTTCACTACATCTACACAAGGAGGAGAGATCCGATTACAATTTTACAAGTTCATAAGCGTCAATGGCATTGGCGGTGGGTGAAGAACTATCAGGGGGagactataaataaataaataaataacttacCGTGTGAAGAAAGACACGTGTAGTGATCTGGAGACAGATCTGGCAAGTGGGCTGGAGAATCAAACGGCTGAGACAGTTCCACACGTGCGAAAACGAGTGTGTAATCTTCCCCCTCATCAAGTAGCAAAAAGGGAAAGGGACGATGCGATCGGGGGTAATTGCCGGAATTAGAGCAAGAAGAAAACTACAGTGAGTGAGTGAGTGTGTGTGAAGCGaggggagagagggagagagagagagagagagagagagacattgCAGTCGTGTAATCGAGgaggagatagagagagaaacaTCGTCGCCGGGCGTTCTTTCGGATCCAATGCGAATAAAGGCATTGTATTCAATCTAAATCGGAAAAAATATGAAAGGCGGAGGAGGAATcgtcggaggaggaggaaagCGCCGGTGGAAAGTTCTGGTGATTGGAGTGTTGGTTCTTGTAATCCTATCGATGCTGGTTCCTCTTGCTTTCTTGCTCGGCCTTCACAACACCTTTCACTCTCCTGGTACTTACTTTCTCCCTCACACTCGATCTCTCGATCTCTCTTTCAGATCTATCCTCATAATCGCACTCTTTTATCTTCTCTTCTCCAGGGATTGTCACTGTCCAGCCTTCTTCTCCTGTAAGCATTATTACCTTTTCTTGATTTTGGTTAAGTAATGTTCTGACGCTCTTTCTTTTGGAATCAGTTCGAGAGAAGCCGAATCAACGCTACCAAACATTCCCAGGTATTTTTGTTAACTAACTCTCTTCTCATTGATTCCATTCACATCTACATCTAACGCTGCTTCTTGTTCTTGATCTCCCTTCTTGCCTGCTTTTGCAGACAGATCTGTCTGAAAGAGTCGACCAAGTTCTCCAGAAAATCAATCCAGTGCTTCCCAAGGTTGGTCCTTTCTTTCTCGTTGTTCCACTTGTTTCACTCTAGATCGACTTGTTCCATTTCTGTGTTGTAGGGTAGATTAGTTCTTGTTgttttaacaaacaaatattaGATCTTTTTCTCTACCTGTAGAGTTGTACCTCTTATGATGGTTGGTTGACACACTCAGTTCAGTTCAGATCTGGtctgtattttttattttccagtATTGAAGAATGAGTTCAGTCATAGTTCTTCCGCGTTAATGTTTCCAATCTTGTCATTCTTTCAGTGTAGAGTGAAGGCATTGACTTTCGATTTTTGtgtaatagtatagatttgttcttttctttaataaaatcttaGATTTTTTCCTGTACCTGGAGAATTAAATCTCCACAATGGTTGGAACTCTTCATTGTCTTACCCACTGCTCTCAAGTTGACACACTCGATTCAGTTCAGTTCTAGTCTGTATATGTTTGATTTTCCACCATTTAAGAATGTATTCAGTCATGGTTCTTGGCACTAATGTTTCCCATCTTGGTATTAAAGAATGCTTATATCaagcagaaaaaaaagaagacttcCTGCTAGACTTATGGAACCTTATGCAAGATGCCCTGTAGTTAATTAGTGAATCTTAGAACTTTTTTGGCCCAGCAAACAAACTAGAGCTGAAGAGGCTCTAGTTAGTCAGTCACTGGTTGATGTTGCTTAAGGGTACAAAATTAGACGAGTGAGagtgattttctttttattttaactatctCATGTGACTGGAAAGTTGAAATACATTATGTTGCTTTATGTATCTGTGTCTGTAACCTTTTTCATACtaatagctttttttttgttttcttgtttcacATACTAGAAAACCGAGATTACCGAAGGTTACAGAGATATGAATAGGACAAGCATCAGTGATTCTAAAAACAGAGGTTTACTACTATACAAGTTCTACTTTCTTGAAATTCCTCTCccagtattttattttatttttttaattttgatccGCAACTTTACGTCTTGTCCTCAATTAATCCGCAGGATTACCAGTGTCCCCAGCTGTTGTTGCCAACCCAAGCCCTGCAAATGTACAAAAAGATTACGTGGTTTCTCTAATAGTCCTTTTTTTCTCCCTCTCACCAATCGTCTTTAAGTTAACCTTATTCTgtgacagaaaacaaaaacCGAAGTCTCGCACAAAGGTGGTCAGGGAGCAATAGTAAATGCTGATGAAACTCAGAGAACTTGTCAAGTGAAATATGGGAGCTATTGCCTCTGGAGAGAGGAAAATAAGGAACCCATGAAAGATGCTAAGGTGAAGCACATGAAGGACCTCCTATTTGTGGCTAGGGCATACTATCCAAGTATTGCTAAAATGCCTTCTCAAAGCCAGTTGACTCGAGATATGAAACAGAATATCCAAGAGTTTGAACGTGTTCTTATTGTAAGTTCAGCAGATGATGATCTTCCACCACAGTAAGTTCTTTACCAGTTTGGGTTTAAGCATGTTTGTACTGATAGTTAGTCCCGTAGAGTCGGATCTAGTCAAATGAAACTCCCCTAGTTAGTTCTTGTCTGGGCGTCCTGTTTTCTAGTGGGTTACTATCTATGTTATAGAAAATCTTAGTCATAATTTTCTCTCTTCATTTCTTCAATGTGCATCATACCCAAAAATACTCTTATTTTTAAGCCTTGTCTGTGCCAATATCTTAAACCAGCATAAGAATCAATAACTAATGTACTAGATGATAGGAGAGGTTATTGTTGTTCTCTTTGAGATGAAGGTTTATGTATAGAATCCTCTGTTAATTTCCTCCAATCGTACTTATTGTGCATCTCGTTCCATTGATCTTTCAGGGTTGATAAAAAGTTTGAGAAGATGGAAGCTGTAATTTCAAAGGCAAAGTCTTTTCCAGTCGACTGTAACAATGTTGACAAGAAATTGAGACAGATCCTGGATTTGACTGAGGATGAAGCTAGTTTCCACATGAAACAGAGTGTGTTCCTCTACCAGCTTGCAGTACATACAATGCCTAAGAGTCTTCATTGCTTGTCAATGAGACTTACTGTGGAGTATTTCAAGTCAGGTTCAGTTGATACTGAGGATAGTGAGAAATTTTCAGATCCCTCGTTGCTTCACTTTGTTATCATCTCCGACAATATACTTGCATCTTCCGTTGTGATCAACTCAACGGTTTTACACGCAAGGGTATGTGTTTTTATCTTTCATGCAGTCACAGAACCTTCATATCTAACTCATGATTCGTTGTTGATGTTTCAGGAAAGTAGAAACTTTGTTTTCCATGTATTGACAAGCGAGCAGAATTACTTTGCGATGAAACAATGGTTTATCAGGAATCCCTGCAAGCAAGCGGCTATTCAAGTATTGAACATTGAAAAGCTCGAGCTGGACAGTTCTGACAGAACACTGTCTTTGCCTACGGAGTTCCGTGTCTCCTTCCTCAGCGGTGACAATTTGGCGTCACAAGGAAATCGAACACACTACTTATCAATGTTCTCTCAATCTCACTATCTCCTACCAAAGATATTTCACAAGTTGAAAAAAGTTGTGATTTTGGATCATGACGTTGTAGTCCAGCGAGACTTGTCTCCTCTTTGGGAGCTTGATATGGAAGGAAAAGTGAATGGCGCTGTGAAGGAGTGCTCTGTGAGATTGGGTCAGCTAAAGAGTCTCAAGGGAGGAAGTTTTGATGCTAACGCTTGTCTCTGGATGTCTGGATTGAATGTCATTGATCTTGCTAGATGGAGGGAACTGGGAGTTACGGAAGCCTACCACAAATTTTACAAACAGGTCAGTTTTCTCAAAAACCTAAAAAGAGATACGAGGTGATGTTGTATGCTTATGAGCGATAGCTTTCTATTCTATGTGCAGCAGATGAGTGGTGGGGGTGAGTCAAGAGAAGAAGTTGCATTGCAAGCAAGTTTGCTTGCGTTTCAAGACAAAGTTTATGCTCTTGACGACAGATGGGCTGTATCAGGGCTTGGTTATGACTACTACATCAACACCCAAACGATAAAAAACGCAGCCACATTGCACTACAATGGGAACATGAAGCCGTGGCTAGAGCTGGGAATCCCACAGTACAAAGACTTTTGGAGAAATCATCTGAATCGAGAAGATCGATTCTTGAGTGACTGTAACGTGAACCCTTGatgagaaagtaaaaaaaaaaagctacacGGTGCCAATGCTTAAGAAGCAGGTCACAGACGTAAAGAAATGATTTAGAGTTGGTGTAGCAGAGACATCTCATTTTTGTGGGGGTAAGTAAATAAACCCGAATGCATTGCAGTGAGAAATGCTGAAGGGAAGAGAGCAAGCAGAAGTGGGTTTTGAAATTGATagcaaattgatttttttaagaGACTTGATCAAGATGATTTAAAATCAgctttgatttaaaaaaagtaTGTGAAGAAACTTTGATGTTGTATATGATTTTTGGCAAAGAGGTGTGCCAATTCTTTTCCTCGTGTTATTTTCCCATTGTGTCATGTGtcagtttttactttttgaCTTAATAGAAAGTGATGAggatttttatctatttctcaGTGCGCGGCCCAGTTTACACTTTACACAGTTGAGGAAGTGATAAAGATCATTATCTTCGTGAagcaaaattaattatatagtttgcCTACTAAGCATTCACTTAAtcacatatataattttgagaTAATGTGCAACACTAGTAAAGTTAATGGAGTCCTTGACAAAATAGTGAACGTTGTTCGTTTTCTACTTGGATGACAAAGCTTTGAAATGGATTATATCATTATATGTTTTTGAATAATGATACCATTTgagtttaaaaacatttttaagaaCGAAGAACTTAAATTACTAGGTAAGTGAAGATGTGGTTTACACTGCTATTGAATCGCAAAAACAGTTTTGAATAATGCATGTCATATTACCctttttgttgatttaattaAACTATGGCATATGTTTTTTGTTCATAAGATGTTGAGATTGAATCAACTTTAATGTACCagctaaatattttatactatgTATATGAGAGAGGATGCACGTATTTCCGAATGCAtgggagaaaagaaagaaagataggTTGAGGATGATGATAGATATGCATTTTATGTTCACCTGAATAGTCTTTTTCATCATCAAACTTGTCCACTAAATGGTCATCACCtaatttatacaaattaaaagtCATTCGAACACGTCTATATTGTTTCATTAAATGGCCTTTCACCTAGTTAAATGgccattttattaattataaagtCACATGACTATCTCAAcaattcatcaaaaaaaaaatctctactgctatttgtttttctttaacttGGACCATCTACATCATAAGCTCTACTGAAAAATGAATTTCGGCAAAACCAGCTTATATCCGATTTTGGTTGGCCTTTTGCCTCTAGGCACAAGTCCAACGTGGGTTAGGATGCAGCGTTTGCTTAAAGATTGTACGTCTAGGGTTTTGAATCTTGAAACTTTACTTATGGATGaaaatcttttatcaaaaaaaaaaaaaacttcactTATGgaaatgtgttttatttttgtgaacTGGTTTAGAATTATCAAAGACCCCTTTTCCATTGGTGACAAACTTTTACGAAAAATTCGCATGTGTGTAAATAGTATCATTCATtgaaaccaattttttttttatcaaatcgaAACCAAAAGTTTATTTAAGGTTTTACTTTAAAAAGCTTCATTCACATAATACCCATTTAATGATGACGTACGAGGTAGAATGCAaaatgaacaaacaaaacacacactAAAGCTAAGATGATGGAAACTGGAATAATAGTTTGGTATAGACTATACTAGTGAGGAATCAGATTTGGTAGGAAGAACAATTAGGCTGTATTACATCTGCAGTGCACtaaagagaaagcaagagaACATATTCTTCAAAGTGCAGCAAGTAATTTTCAATCCATTGTTTTTTGGTGAAAGTGGGACGCGTCTTACCTCTCAAAGGTCATAATCACTTTTTGTGTACATGTGCCGCAGAAACCACAATCCTCTGTTTATAAACAGACGATAGCTAATGAAAGGAATATACATGAGAGAGGTCAACGTAAGTGGTACGTTCGTTATTGCCAACGGACGTGGAAAAATATCAGAaggatattttaatatattttaatcaaaaaaagaataatgagGAATAGtgttgggaatggtttttcttGTCTCTTCCCACCGCTAAACGCTTATCAGCCACATACTTTCTTCTTgagattaattatttataatgaTGAATGATGTATGGTGGTCCTCCTTTCATCATATATTCATATCATACCAAAACCAAGGATTGGTTCAAAACTCGATTTATTAACTCGTTTACTTCATGATCATGTTTGAAACTTTgaattggtttttatttattcatataataTCCGAACTTTGCTTTCCACCAATTCTTATCTTCCACAGCCCCACCATATTATGATTTCCCTTGGCTTAAAATGTTCATGGTAATAACTCAAAAGCTTGATTTTGTATAGggtttatataaatacattatcTGATATTTGATACAGAATTGATCttaaagagaaaataattaaCTATACTTGGTTTTGGATCAAGAATACATATTGATTATCAGTTTATCATATAGACTACTAGGGTATATCATATATTTACTTTGGGTTCAATTTTGGAGAATAAAGCGATAATTCTGCagaaatatataagaaaatgaaGAATAACCCGTATAAAAACTCTCCTTTTCCATTATTAAAAAGATGCACTGGAAAGACAGGAGATTATGGCCCGTAGGTTTTAGTTGCtctagattctttttttttctgtacaTGAGACAATAATATTCTCTATTTCTAATATTCtactttataatataaaataaagatagaAATATTTAACGTGAAACATAATTAAATTTCTTGTAagaaagtaaataattttttggtaatatatatagagaaatacCATAGACTagccataattttttttgtcacaaatataatttataaacatcaaaatgaccaaaatatttcattaaagatGTATATATACACTTATATCCTTAGATTTAACTAATTATGTGAAGTTTTGGgattgatatataaattttatgaaataaaaataaatattaaaaaataaaaataaattatgaagatagtttcaaaaattattttcgaattttaaaaataaaacttgaaaaaaagatcaaaaaaaaattcaaattttagaattggaaacatatatttcaaaactatgatttttttttctttttcttgtttctattttatttatatatttaagttataaaattattttaactgttaatgaaatattttgatcatttttctctttacgagttatttttgtaataaaaactaCTATTGCTAATATATACAGCTAGAGTAGATAAAATGCATACGAGTTGGCGTTAATAAAACAACGATTAAGCATTAAGAACGTTACAATACTCGTTCTTACTCCTGTTAATTTTTCCTAATTTACTGATTGATCTAGGGTCAGGGTGTGATTTTTCGCAACTCTTAGCGTTACATTTACATTTAACATGAGACTACAAGCTATTTTGTAGGGCCAGTATTGGTCAGATCATGAATTAAAATAGAGTGTTGTTCATATAGAATATTTCGTTGGAGTTTAAGTGAAACTAAAACCGGTACtataatatttgattatataaaggAATAATTAGTTTAATGACTAGATATCTTATAGTAATAGACTGAAAAGGATACCTCTAGTGGAATACAAGAAGATGAGACCATTCTTTTCATTT
This genomic stretch from Raphanus sativus cultivar WK10039 chromosome 3, ASM80110v3, whole genome shotgun sequence harbors:
- the LOC108847536 gene encoding probable galacturonosyltransferase 7 isoform X2, with amino-acid sequence MKGGGGIVGGGGKRRWKVLVIGVLVLVILSMLVPLAFLLGLHNTFHSPGIVTVQPSSPFERSRINATKHSQTDLSERVDQVLQKINPVLPKKTEITEGYRDMNRTSISDSKNRGLPVSPAVVANPSPANKTKTEVSHKGGQGAIVNADETQRTCQVKYGSYCLWREENKEPMKDAKVKHMKDLLFVARAYYPSIAKMPSQSQLTRDMKQNIQEFERVLIVSSADDDLPPQVDKKFEKMEAVISKAKSFPVDCNNVDKKLRQILDLTEDEASFHMKQSVFLYQLAVHTMPKSLHCLSMRLTVEYFKSGSVDTEDSEKFSDPSLLHFVIISDNILASSVVINSTVLHARESRNFVFHVLTSEQNYFAMKQWFIRNPCKQAAIQVLNIEKLELDSSDRTLSLPTEFRVSFLSGDNLASQGNRTHYLSMFSQSHYLLPKIFHKLKKVVILDHDVVVQRDLSPLWELDMEGKVNGAVKECSVRLGQLKSLKGGSFDANACLWMSGLNVIDLARWRELGVTEAYHKFYKQMSGGGESREEVALQASLLAFQDKVYALDDRWAVSGLGYDYYINTQTIKNAATLHYNGNMKPWLELGIPQYKDFWRNHLNREDRFLSDCNVNP
- the LOC108847536 gene encoding probable galacturonosyltransferase 7 isoform X1, whose product is MKGGGGIVGGGGKRRWKVLVIGVLVLVILSMLVPLAFLLGLHNTFHSPGIVTVQPSSPFERSRINATKHSQTDLSERVDQVLQKINPVLPKKTEITEGYRDMNRTSISDSKNRGLPVSPAVVANPSPANKTKTEVSHKGGQGAIVNADETQRTCQVKYGSYCLWREENKEPMKDAKVKHMKDLLFVARAYYPSIAKMPSQSQLTRDMKQNIQEFERVLIVSSADDDLPPQVDKKFEKMEAVISKAKSFPVDCNNVDKKLRQILDLTEDEASFHMKQSVFLYQLAVHTMPKSLHCLSMRLTVEYFKSGSVDTEDSEKFSDPSLLHFVIISDNILASSVVINSTVLHARESRNFVFHVLTSEQNYFAMKQWFIRNPCKQAAIQVLNIEKLELDSSDRTLSLPTEFRVSFLSGDNLASQGNRTHYLSMFSQSHYLLPKIFHKLKKVVILDHDVVVQRDLSPLWELDMEGKVNGAVKECSVRLGQLKSLKGGSFDANACLWMSGLNVIDLARWRELGVTEAYHKFYKQQMSGGGESREEVALQASLLAFQDKVYALDDRWAVSGLGYDYYINTQTIKNAATLHYNGNMKPWLELGIPQYKDFWRNHLNREDRFLSDCNVNP